A genomic window from Companilactobacillus alimentarius DSM 20249 includes:
- the cydC gene encoding thiol reductant ABC exporter subunit CydC: MNFFKTFKHDTWVKPYIKQYKGLLITALFLGLMTSFCAAALMFTSGYTIDKAATHPVNILLIYVPILLTRAFGIGRPVFKYTERLKSHNWVLRVTSDLRTRLYKTLESDASFFNEHHKTGDIMGLLSEDISHLQNLYLRTIFPAVIAYLLTIIASVALGIFNPSFGFFVFLLLFIEVFLVPLFSVTIESARRAYQKQVKSDLYVQLTDNILGVDDWIISGRKTDFQNLTAANIQNLDHSKNKSKAFRRNRDFALQFFFAAIVVCFLIFTNLTMTGNQAQANFVSAVVLAIFPLSDAIIPVSQGFEEWPLYKDSINRLNTLQPVKSNLPKQVDLKPADFQQLDLQHVSFEYDTDSPILIKDFSQTITRGEKLALLGPSGIGKTTILQLILGDLIPQKGTIEINNLNVQQIQTSREKIFSVLNQKPFLFNTTLMNNVRLGNEKRSDAEVKQALERVGLKPLVETLPDKYNTLVGENGSRFSGGEQERIALARILLQDAPIVLLDEPTVGLDPITENDLLETIFNVLKDKTIIWVTHHLQGVKHVDKIVFINNEEIEMQGSPQELYKTNQHFKELYKMDQGL, encoded by the coding sequence TTGAACTTCTTTAAAACTTTCAAACACGATACTTGGGTCAAACCTTATATCAAACAATACAAGGGCCTTCTCATCACAGCACTATTCTTAGGATTGATGACTTCCTTTTGTGCTGCAGCCTTAATGTTCACCTCTGGCTATACAATTGATAAAGCTGCCACTCATCCAGTCAACATTCTGCTGATTTACGTACCGATTCTTTTAACAAGAGCTTTTGGTATTGGTCGACCAGTTTTTAAATACACTGAGCGCCTTAAGAGCCATAACTGGGTCTTACGAGTCACTTCTGATCTGAGAACTAGACTCTATAAAACTTTGGAAAGTGACGCTTCATTCTTTAACGAACATCACAAAACTGGTGACATTATGGGACTCTTATCCGAGGATATCAGTCACTTACAAAATCTATATTTAAGAACTATTTTTCCGGCCGTAATTGCTTATTTACTGACAATTATTGCCTCAGTCGCCTTAGGAATTTTTAATCCATCCTTTGGTTTCTTCGTTTTCCTACTACTCTTTATTGAAGTCTTCTTAGTCCCACTTTTCTCGGTTACAATTGAAAGTGCTCGAAGAGCCTATCAAAAACAAGTCAAAAGCGACCTTTATGTTCAACTCACCGACAATATTTTAGGTGTTGATGATTGGATCATTTCTGGAAGAAAAACCGATTTTCAAAATTTGACCGCCGCAAATATTCAAAATCTCGATCACTCGAAGAATAAATCGAAAGCCTTCAGACGTAATCGTGACTTTGCTCTACAATTCTTTTTCGCTGCAATCGTAGTTTGTTTCCTAATTTTCACCAATCTAACTATGACTGGTAATCAAGCTCAGGCTAACTTTGTTTCTGCCGTTGTTTTAGCTATTTTTCCACTATCAGATGCCATTATTCCTGTTAGTCAGGGATTTGAAGAATGGCCTTTATATAAAGATTCAATTAATCGGCTCAATACACTCCAACCAGTCAAAAGTAACCTACCAAAACAAGTTGACTTAAAACCAGCTGATTTTCAGCAATTAGATCTCCAACATGTTAGTTTCGAATATGATACTGATTCTCCAATCCTTATTAAGGACTTTTCACAGACTATCACTCGCGGAGAAAAGCTGGCCCTTTTAGGTCCTAGTGGCATTGGTAAAACAACTATTTTACAACTGATCTTAGGTGATTTGATTCCTCAAAAGGGTACGATTGAAATCAATAACCTAAATGTTCAACAAATTCAAACTAGTCGTGAAAAAATTTTCTCAGTCTTAAATCAAAAACCATTTCTTTTTAATACTACTTTGATGAATAACGTTCGTTTAGGAAACGAAAAACGTTCCGACGCAGAAGTTAAACAGGCCTTAGAACGTGTGGGACTAAAACCATTAGTTGAAACGCTACCTGATAAGTACAATACCCTCGTTGGTGAAAATGGCTCCCGTTTCTCCGGCGGTGAACAAGAGCGGATTGCTTTAGCTCGAATATTACTGCAAGACGCTCCTATCGTCTTATTGGATGAACCTACTGTCGGTCTGGATCCTATTACCGAAAATGACCTCTTGGAAACTATTTTTAACGTGTTAAAAGATAAAACAATCATTTGGGTAACCCATCATTTGCAAGGTGTCAAACACGTCGACAAAATCGTCTTCATTAATAACGAAGAAATCGAAATGCAAGGGTCGCCTCAAGAATTGTATAAAACTAATCAACATTTCAAGGAACTTTATAAAATGGATCAAGGATTATAA
- a CDS encoding acetate/propionate family kinase produces the protein MKIMAINAGSSTLKWKLFEMPDKTTIASGMIDRLGSPKSVFKLKYNGQKIQREEAIESNEVAVLSILDALKDMKIIEKFEDIVAFGHRVVAGGEVFKKSEIVTEENLKKIQQLAEYAPLHNKIESYYISVFKKLVPRAIQVAVFDTSFFVDIPEVNYLYSIDLEDYKKYHVRRYGAHGTSHRYIVSRLNQIVDGGIGDKNAIILHLGSGASISAIKQGKAFDISMGFTPLAGIMMSSRSGDIDFSIIPYLMRKLGISDVSKMIDILNNKSGLLGISGVSPDMRDVEAQEDTNQRAKLALEMYRNRILKFIGSYTAEMGGVDVIAFTAGVGENSTEVREDILSGLEYMGVKIDHDKNAQNGHESRITTDDSTVAAYTIPTNEELMIAQDTYSFAKYLD, from the coding sequence ATGAAGATCATGGCTATAAATGCAGGTAGTTCGACTTTAAAATGGAAGCTTTTTGAAATGCCTGATAAAACAACAATTGCTTCAGGAATGATTGACCGCTTGGGTAGTCCTAAGTCTGTCTTTAAATTAAAGTATAATGGTCAAAAGATTCAACGTGAAGAAGCCATCGAATCCAATGAAGTCGCCGTTTTGTCAATTTTGGATGCGTTAAAAGATATGAAAATAATTGAGAAGTTTGAAGATATTGTCGCCTTTGGTCATCGTGTCGTTGCCGGTGGGGAAGTCTTTAAAAAGTCTGAAATTGTTACTGAAGAAAACTTAAAAAAAATCCAGCAATTAGCTGAATATGCACCACTACATAATAAAATTGAATCATATTACATCAGTGTCTTTAAAAAATTGGTTCCTAGAGCTATTCAAGTAGCAGTGTTCGATACATCTTTCTTTGTCGATATTCCAGAGGTTAATTACCTTTACAGTATTGATTTAGAAGACTATAAAAAATACCATGTACGCCGTTATGGGGCACATGGTACTAGCCACCGTTATATCGTTTCACGATTAAATCAAATCGTTGATGGCGGTATTGGTGATAAGAATGCTATTATCCTACATTTAGGTAGTGGCGCTTCAATTAGCGCTATTAAACAGGGCAAAGCCTTTGATATTTCAATGGGCTTCACGCCACTAGCAGGAATTATGATGAGTTCAAGAAGTGGAGATATTGATTTTTCAATTATTCCTTACTTAATGAGAAAATTAGGCATTTCAGATGTATCTAAAATGATTGATATTTTGAACAATAAATCAGGTCTCTTAGGTATTTCAGGGGTTTCGCCAGATATGCGTGATGTTGAAGCACAAGAAGACACGAATCAACGCGCTAAATTAGCCTTGGAAATGTACCGTAATCGCATACTTAAGTTTATTGGTTCGTATACAGCCGAAATGGGCGGTGTCGATGTCATTGCTTTCACAGCTGGGGTTGGAGAGAATTCAACGGAAGTTCGTGAAGACATTCTAAGTGGCTTGGAATATATGGGTGTGAAGATCGATCATGATAAGAACGCTCAAAATGGTCATGAAAGTCGCATTACTACCGATGACTCAACTGTTGCAGCTTACACAATTCCTACAAATGAAGAATTGATGATTGCTCAAGATACCTATAGTTTTGCTAAATATCTTGACTAA
- a CDS encoding polyprenyl synthetase family protein: MANSIWKNYPQLGEQLDLTTNFIHKMVKINNLEISSMIVNLTSEGKMLRPAFFLLFSEFGEDRPKDSELIPLAASLEILHVATLVHDDVIDDSPLRRSQPTIHTKYGRRNAIYAGDYLFTLYFELISKHLQSNTDILKNALSMKKILIGELDQMLIDFNVEATTEMYFKEISGKTAELFGLSAQMGAIVSGANQEVIERCKNIGHDIGMAFQIIDDILDFSSTSQTGKPVHEDLKNGVYSLPYILGLEDKNHHLIEILSKNHLTADDDQKATAIVVDNGYLNQAKDIAREFTDRAVIEIEKLPKKRSQEVLKNVVKRLINRIK, from the coding sequence ATGGCGAACTCAATTTGGAAAAATTATCCTCAATTAGGGGAACAATTGGATTTAACGACCAACTTTATTCACAAGATGGTAAAGATAAACAATTTAGAAATTAGTTCAATGATTGTCAATTTAACTTCAGAAGGCAAGATGTTGCGTCCAGCCTTTTTCTTGTTATTCAGTGAATTTGGCGAAGACAGACCAAAGGATTCAGAATTGATTCCTTTGGCAGCATCGTTAGAGATCTTACACGTTGCAACTTTAGTTCATGATGATGTGATTGATGATTCGCCATTACGTCGATCACAACCAACGATTCATACAAAATATGGACGCCGTAACGCTATTTATGCAGGGGATTACCTATTTACCTTGTATTTTGAATTGATCTCCAAGCATTTACAAAGTAATACTGATATTTTGAAGAATGCTTTGAGTATGAAAAAAATTCTGATTGGTGAGTTGGATCAAATGTTGATTGACTTCAACGTTGAGGCTACCACCGAGATGTATTTTAAAGAAATTTCGGGAAAAACGGCCGAATTGTTTGGTTTAAGCGCACAGATGGGAGCAATCGTCAGTGGAGCTAATCAAGAAGTGATTGAACGCTGTAAAAACATTGGACATGATATCGGGATGGCTTTTCAAATAATTGATGATATTTTAGATTTCAGTAGCACTTCACAAACTGGGAAACCAGTTCATGAAGACTTGAAAAATGGAGTCTATTCATTACCATATATTCTAGGTTTGGAAGATAAGAACCATCATCTGATTGAAATTTTATCAAAGAATCATTTAACAGCCGACGATGATCAAAAAGCAACTGCAATCGTGGTTGATAATGGCTATTTGAATCAAGCCAAGGATATTGCACGTGAATTTACTGACCGAGCTGTAATTGAGATTGAAAAATTGCCTAAGAAACGTAGTCAAGAAGTTTTAAAAAACGTTGTTAAAAGACTAATCAATCGTATTAAATAG
- a CDS encoding 1,4-dihydroxy-2-naphthoate polyprenyltransferase, whose amino-acid sequence MKPSVFFELVEIKAKTASVFPFLMGTLYSYYHWHSINALDLILFFIAMFLFNMAVDINDNYWDYKNATGDESFRRQTNVIGVHHLNIHLIGWLDLSFSVIAAIIGLFIVYRTGLPLLYLGLFSFIVGFCYAGGPWPINRGPFGEFFSGFTMGYVIYLIAIYINVVNVPDLTLDFKFYADALLSALLTVFAISNLLLANNIADEQEDIGLGRKTLVYYLGKANSIFILKSLYVLGYLALVCSVILGLLPKLMLLTFLITPIVYKNAKAFSENPIKKKTFPLIIKNLLLITLTETVTFILGVIFNF is encoded by the coding sequence GTGAAACCTTCAGTATTTTTTGAGCTCGTCGAGATCAAAGCTAAAACAGCTAGTGTCTTCCCGTTTCTAATGGGAACATTGTACTCATATTATCACTGGCATTCTATTAACGCTCTTGATTTGATTTTATTTTTCATTGCCATGTTTCTTTTCAATATGGCCGTCGATATCAATGACAATTATTGGGACTACAAGAATGCCACCGGTGATGAGAGTTTCCGTCGCCAAACCAATGTCATCGGCGTTCACCATCTCAACATTCATTTGATTGGCTGGTTAGATCTTTCATTCTCAGTCATTGCGGCTATTATTGGTTTATTTATCGTCTACAGGACAGGATTGCCTTTACTTTATTTAGGTCTATTTTCATTCATTGTCGGATTCTGTTATGCCGGAGGACCTTGGCCAATTAATCGTGGCCCCTTCGGAGAGTTCTTTTCTGGTTTTACCATGGGATACGTTATTTATTTAATTGCCATTTATATCAACGTTGTGAATGTACCTGATCTTACTTTAGACTTTAAGTTTTATGCGGATGCACTTCTTTCTGCACTCTTAACCGTTTTTGCAATTTCCAATCTTTTATTAGCCAATAACATTGCTGATGAACAAGAGGACATCGGTTTAGGTCGTAAAACTTTAGTTTATTACCTCGGCAAAGCCAATTCTATCTTTATTTTGAAATCACTTTACGTGCTTGGATATTTAGCACTAGTTTGTTCCGTTATTCTAGGATTATTGCCAAAACTAATGCTTTTGACCTTCCTCATAACGCCAATTGTATATAAAAATGCCAAAGCTTTCAGCGAAAATCCTATCAAGAAGAAAACTTTTCCCTTGATCATTAAGAATCTTCTGCTGATAACTTTGACAGAGACAGTTACCTTTATTTTAGGCGTTATTTTTAATTTTTAG